The Candidatus Thermoplasmatota archaeon genome contains the following window.
GTGCTAGGCCATGAAGTGACTGGCATTGTTGAGAAAGTTGGTGAAAATATAAAAAATTATAAAAAAGGTGATAGAGTTTTTGTCTCGCATCACGTTCCTTGCAATACCTGTAAATATTGTTTAAGTGGCAATCATACAGTTTGCGACACTCTAAGAACAACTAATTTTTACCCTGGCGGCTTTTCAGAATATATTCAAGTACCTGCAATTAACGTTCAATATGGTGTTTATAAATTGCCAGATGAAATATCTTTTGAAGAAGGTACTTTTATAGAGCCTTTAGGATGCGTAGTAAGAGCTCAGAGGATAGCAAAAGTAGAGAAAAACCAATCTGTGCTTGTGCTAGGAAGCGGTATTGCAGGGCTTTTGAATATTAAGTTAGCTAGAGCGCTGGGCGCTAAAAAAATAGTTGCAACTGATATAAACGATTACAGACTGAAGGCTGCTCTAAGAGCAGATGCTGATGCAGTAATCAATGCTAAAGAGGATGTTTCTAAAAGAGTGCGCGAAGCTAACGAGAATGAGCTTGCGGATAGGGTAATAGTCTGTACCTCAGCAATGTCAGCAATTGAGCAAGCGTTAAAATGCGCTGATCGCGGAGGTATTGTGCTATTCTTTGCGCCCACAGAGCCTAGGATTACAATTCAGCTTAGTCTTTGGGATGTTTGGCATGATCAAATAACAGTAATGCATTCTTACGCAGCAGCTCCACAAGATATTATAGAAGCGATACAGATAATTTCTACAAAAAAAATAGAAGTAAAAGACCTTATCACGCACAAACTAAGTATGGCAGAAACTGCTAAAGGCTTTGAGTTGGTTTATAAAGCTCAAAACTCTATAAAGGTAATTATAGAGCCTCAGAGGTAGATTAAAAAATAATGGTATACCTTATAAAGCTCGGCGGAAGTGTAATCACCGATAAAACGAAATTATATGAATTCAGAGAAGCTACTACCATGAGATTAGCGAAAGAGTTAAAAGAAAGCGCTCGAAAATATATTATTGTGCATGGCGCAGGCTCTTTTGGGCATATAAAAGCGAAGCGGTATAACCTTGACTCTATCACTAAAAAAAATATTTCAAAATTTCGTGCAGGTATAGCTGAAGTGCAATACGATGTAAGAACTCTTAATCTTAAAGTAACCAAATGCTTGAGCAGTGCAGGTCTTAACCCAGTAAGTGTACCTCCTAGCATGATAGTGAAATGCGAAAACAAAAAAATAAAATATTTCAACGATGAAATTTTTAGAGATTATATTCGAGCAGGCTTAACACCTGTAACTTTTGGAGATGTTGTATTAGATGAAAAGCTCGGCTTTTGCATATGCTCCGGCGATCTGCTAATGCTAGAGCTTGCAAAGAAATTCAAGTTTGAAAAAGCAATTTTTTTAATGGATGTAGATGGGTTTTATAGTGGAGAGCCTAAGAGCAGTAAATTAATACCGGAGCTTACTAAGGAGCTTGTAACAGCAGTAAAACCAAATTCTAAAATTCCAGATGTTACAGGTGGCGCTTACGAAAAAATGCGTATAAGTCTAGAGCTAGCACGGCATACTAAAACTATTGCAATAAACGGTAATATTAAGAATAGGCTGAAAGAAGCTATTGAGGGCAAGCCTGTAATAGGCACGAAAATAAAAATAAAATGAGAACTTTAAAATTTGCAGATTGTAATAAAGAATATCAAAAAGCTAAAATTGTAATTCTAGGAGTGCCTTTCGATACCACTTCTTCTTTTAGAGCAGGCTCTAAACTAGCGCCTAACGCAATACGTGAAGCCTCTCATAATTTCGAATCTTACATTTTAGATTGCGATATTGATTTAAGCGAGTTGCCACTTTGCGACTTAGGTAATTTAGAAGAATATGGTACTCCAGAAGAACTTTTAAAATCGTTAGAGCCAGAAATCGAATCGATAATAAAAGCGCAGAAGATGCCTATCCTGATTGGCGGTGAGCATACTTTAACAATAGCAGCTGTAAGAGCTTTTAAAAAGCAATTCAAAGAGCTTTCTGTGGTAATTTTAGATGCGCATTTAGATTTTAGAGATGAGTACATTGGCTTTAGGAATTCTCATGCCTGCGTTACTAAAAGATTGTACGAAATTGTTGGTAATAATAGAATTCAACTGCTCGGGGTGAGGTCTCTATCTAAAGGAGAGAAAGAAGAAGCTGATAAAATTAAATTTCGCTACTACACAGTTTCTGAAGTTAAGCGCAGAGGTGTTCCTAAACTTTTGAAAAATGTTTCGCAGTTTTATCTTTCACTTGATTTTGATGTTCTAGACCCTTCCTATGCTCC
Protein-coding sequences here:
- a CDS encoding isopentenyl phosphate kinase, which codes for MVYLIKLGGSVITDKTKLYEFREATTMRLAKELKESARKYIIVHGAGSFGHIKAKRYNLDSITKKNISKFRAGIAEVQYDVRTLNLKVTKCLSSAGLNPVSVPPSMIVKCENKKIKYFNDEIFRDYIRAGLTPVTFGDVVLDEKLGFCICSGDLLMLELAKKFKFEKAIFLMDVDGFYSGEPKSSKLIPELTKELVTAVKPNSKIPDVTGGAYEKMRISLELARHTKTIAINGNIKNRLKEAIEGKPVIGTKIKIK
- a CDS encoding zinc-dependent dehydrogenase, translating into MRVAMYYNNKDIRIEEMPIPKISADELLVKVMACGICGSDVMEWYRIKKAPLVLGHEVTGIVEKVGENIKNYKKGDRVFVSHHVPCNTCKYCLSGNHTVCDTLRTTNFYPGGFSEYIQVPAINVQYGVYKLPDEISFEEGTFIEPLGCVVRAQRIAKVEKNQSVLVLGSGIAGLLNIKLARALGAKKIVATDINDYRLKAALRADADAVINAKEDVSKRVREANENELADRVIVCTSAMSAIEQALKCADRGGIVLFFAPTEPRITIQLSLWDVWHDQITVMHSYAAAPQDIIEAIQIISTKKIEVKDLITHKLSMAETAKGFELVYKAQNSIKVIIEPQR
- the speB gene encoding agmatinase; translation: MRTLKFADCNKEYQKAKIVILGVPFDTTSSFRAGSKLAPNAIREASHNFESYILDCDIDLSELPLCDLGNLEEYGTPEELLKSLEPEIESIIKAQKMPILIGGEHTLTIAAVRAFKKQFKELSVVILDAHLDFRDEYIGFRNSHACVTKRLYEIVGNNRIQLLGVRSLSKGEKEEADKIKFRYYTVSEVKRRGVPKLLKNVSQFYLSLDFDVLDPSYAPGVSNPEPLGLHLNDILECIQLLAPKLVGFDLVEVCPPYDNNGITSILAAKTIQYLIANAWKKQLSKR